Within the Carassius gibelio isolate Cgi1373 ecotype wild population from Czech Republic chromosome B15, carGib1.2-hapl.c, whole genome shotgun sequence genome, the region TGAAGTCAAATCAAAACTGATCATCCATAGTGTGAGCCGTGTCCTGGGCacctatcagcgtcgccctggcaacgagggagattcacctgcacgcaatcacagcgggctgatcggtcccagctgaagcggatgaGGAGAGGACTATAAACGCTGTGGCTGAAGGTGACACAAGGAAGAGAggatcttcagatgactgaaactaacgttgtgtctcttgtccctcTAGACAGCTGCGGATCGACCAGCCCACCACCCGAGCACCGGACCCCAAGTTCCCTTGCACTCAGCCGGCAGGCAAACAGGATCACGTGGCACTGAGGACGAGCACTGGACACCACAGGATTCAGCACTACACAGAGCACCAttcaataaatacaccctccggggcttcactttgcactaaactctgtcgtgtgattcttcagcccgtgacactggtggagaatgcgggcagctTACTGAAGAATCACCGACTCACCaagttgtttttttccccccctcTGCTTCCTCGTCAGGTGGTGACTCCCTCCCCAGCTATGGAAGAGCTTCTCAAGCACCTGACGGAAGTAAGCCTTTGCCAGCAGCAGATCGTTGAGCACATGGCCGCTCGCCAAGGCGAAACGGAGCGTGAAGTCGCCGATCTCCGCTTCACGGCCACTCAGCGGGCCCCGCTGCCGGACTCGGGCACTCAAGCCACCCAGCTCCTGCCGAAGATGACCGTCCACGACGACATAGAGCATTACCTGGGCATGTTTGAATCCATCGCCGCACGAGAGGACTGGCCCCGTGAAGAATGGGCGCGGATACTGGCACCATTGCTGACCGGGGAACCCCAACAGGCCTACTTTTCTATGCCAGCCCACCAAAAGGAATCCTATGATGAACTACAGAAGGAAATTCTGGCGCGTGTGGGTTTGTCCCCCATCGCCGCGGCCCAATTGTTCCGAGCCTGGGAGTATAATAGTCGGTTGCCAGCCCGCGCCCAAGCTGCCGAACTCAACCGCCTCGCCCATCACTGATGGCTCGCCGGGAGCCCCAGCGCCGCCCAAGTGGCCGAACGTGTCGTCGTGGACCGGTATTTGTGCGCCCTGCCACGTCCCCTTCGACAGGCGGCTGGGATGAGGAATCCACGCACCGTGGGAGAGCTCGTCGAGGCCGTGGAGCTGGCGGAGATGACGATGCGACGAGAGGCTGGGGAGCGAGCACCGCCATTTCCCCGGAGGGTGTACCAGGAGCGACGCACGCCAGAGGGCACCCAGGGCACAGTCAGCAGGTCGGCGGTTCCCGGCATGCAGGATGAGCCGATGTCCACGGAGCCACCACCCTCTCCCAATCgcgcctggctggcaggctgtgcAGTCCATCTGGCGCCACCGCGAGGAGCACCCCAGACCGAGGTTACCATTAAAGTCCCATAGTCATGGTCCCAAAACCGGACGGCACCCTCCGgttctgtaacgacttccgccgcctaaacGAGGTCTCCGAGTTCGACGGATACCCGATGCCCTGTGTGGATGAGCTGCTGGAGCGGCTGGGGAGAGCCCGGTTCATATCCACGCTCGGTTTCCTCGATGCGCTTTTCATTAGCTGAAACATCTTGCTTAATATCGGACAGGTTTCTCTCCAAAGCAGAGATGGAACTTGCCATTTCGTCTAGATGGTTGTTTATGCCATAACTTTGATCcgataaatgtataaaaatgctgCGATTAGTGCAGGACTATTCAATTGGCAGCAATCATCTTCATCCAGCCCGCGAGAGAGTACGTGCACATTTAAATGCGCGCATTTATGCCTTGAATTGTGTTTGCACTAATTAAGTTAGTTTGCCCAAAAGGTGGCCCAGAAAAGGAAGAGacgcagtgttgccaagtccatggTTTTCCAgcagaattgggctactttaacactgttgccggAGGTCGTTTTCATATTCGCGGGTTGAAGCGACTCCTATAACATGATATTTATCCCCTGGAAGGCGAATTTAAGCAGAGGAACcccaccaaaaataaaaaatttaaactggAGAGCCCCTCAAAATGCAGCTAGTTGAGCTAGTTTTGAGCAGTATTTGGGTGGGTTTTCTTGTGAAAACCTGGTCCCCCTGATAAAGAGTAGCACTTCAAAAAATGCACGGTTTTGGCAAGTGATTTTGTAAACACGGCCTTAAATGAGTAACGTTTATTGTAAAGAGTTGGCGGAAAACAGGACGTGTCAGATATGCATCATGCACGTCAGATTAGTGATTATTCATGTATACCTGTGTCGGTCATgtaataaattaacataaaaggttgaaaatgaaaatacgtGTGTTGCGGTAATTTGGATCTGTGCGGCTCTTAAAGTAACAGCGGGGTATtttgtgcttttttattattgacagttgaattattttcagtaattttcaatacatttgttgacttttgtttgtttgtttgtttgtttgaagtctCTACAATATAGATGTCACAACAACCttatttacagaaaatgcatatttgatatgtatcactttctttaaataaatcactcatataaAGTTTAGGTCATATGGCCCCCTCATAATCGTGTTaaataatcgtgattacaatattgaccaaaataattgtgattatgatttttgtcataatcgagCAGCCCTATCTTCCTCTGTAAGAcattctgactggaagacctcagggagtacgggtcggcagcaacacatccagcaccatcataCTGAACTAAGTTTATGGATGACACGACTaaggtgggtctcattagcaacagataTGAGAAAAAACTACAGGAGCAAGGTTTACTtcactgatttgcactctatataccatgtgccttgtgctgctttacttatctttatttttacatcaatcaatcaatcaatcacctttatttatatagtgctttaaacaaaatacattgcgccaaagcactgaacaacattcatttggaaaacagtgtctcaataatgcaaaatgatagttaaagccagttcatcattgaatttagttatgtcatctctgttcagttgaaatagtgtctgttttaatttgcaatcaagtcaatgatatcgctgtagatgaagtgaccccaactaagcaagccagaggcgacagcggcaaggaaccgaaactccatcggtgatagaatggagaaaaaaaccttgggagaaaccaggctcagttggggggccagttctcctctgaccagacgaaaccagtagttcaattccaggctgcagcaaagtcagattgtgcagaagaatcatctgtttcctgtggtcttgtcctgatggtcctctgagacaaggtctttacagggcatctgtatctggggctctagttgtcctggtctccgctgtctttctgggcagtagaggtcctttctaggtgcttatccaccatctggtctggatacgtactggatccgggtgactgcagtgaccctctgatctggacacagactggatctggtggccacggtgacctcggaacaagagagaaacagacaaatattagcgtagatgccattcttctaatgatgtagaaagtacggtgttatgtgaagtgttccggttccagtttacctaattaatgcagcctaaaattcctttaacggatttagatattaaaagcatattagtatgttatgtgtatgccaggttaaagagatgggtctttaatctagatttaaactgcaagagtgtgtctgcctcccgaacaatgttaggtaggttattccagagtttaggcgccaaataggaaaaggatctgccgcccgcagttgattttgatattctaggtattatcaaattgcctgagttttgagaacgtagcggacgtagaggagtataatgtaaaaggagctcattcaaatactgaggtgctaaaccattcagggctttataagtaataagcaatattttaaaatctatacgatgtttgatagggagccagtgcagtgtggacaggaccgggctaatatggtcatacttcctggttctagtaagaactcttgctgctgcattttggactagctgtagtttgtttaccaagcgtgcagaacaaccacccaataaagcattacaatagtctaaccttgaagtcataaatgcatggattaacatttctgcatttgacattgagagcatatttgtatatttgtagagttgtactttatattttattatctgtatttaatgttctactattaatgttatctgtatgcaccaagggtctgagagtaatgcaattttaGCAGACTTGAAAACTTAGACATCTCCATCAGGCCAATGAgatggcaaagaggaattattctgaaaagctTAGGATTCAGTTCCCTTCCATTGACTTAGCATCCAtgtcccttacgaaaggaaaatatatttaccaatatatttcttaaaatatattgtgatatattgtaatatattattttccatttttattttctaatattttatatatttgaatacatttaataatatattgatacaTGTattcatgatacatatattatattatatattgcaaaatatacaaatgattgccgctttcaatatattgcaatatatgggaaaaaataaatatatataagaatatatgcctaatatattacatgatattttccaatatactgcaatatattgtGGTTTCTTAAGGGTGGAAAGGTTTGAAAGACCCACCAACTTCAAGACACCATCCCatagcactgtggagaatcaaaaACTGGCAAATGATCCGaatgatccacacacacacaccctgctcttatctctctattagtgctattggatcttagtgctgtgttcgacactattgactacaacattctcttgaatacactagaaaactttgctggcattaatggaagtgcattagcatggttcaaatcttactctagcagttaatgaagaggtatcatattgaccacaagtgcagtatggagtacctcaaggctcagtactagggctgacTTTTCCACTTTACATGTTATCCTTGGTATATATCATCAGGAAGCAAGGTGTTAGCGTTTatgttgatgatactcagctctatggAAGGAGTAATTTCATACTGCTTAATTCTGAAGAAATATAGgtattaattataggacctaaaaactctgcctgtaataacctagaatgctgtctaagactcgatggctgctctgtcaattcttcgtcatcagttaggaacctaggtgtgttatttgagcatttgtaaaacttaattttttcccaaaaaatatctaaattatgactTATGCTCTCAATGTCGAATGCAGAAAAGTTAATTCTTGCATTCATggcctcaaggttagattattgtaatgcttttttatgTGGTTGTTCTGCTCGCTTAATAAACAAAACCCATCTAGTCCAAAaggcagcagctagagttcttactagaaccgggaagtatgaccatattagcccagttttgtcaactctgcactggctgcctatcaaacattgtatagtcCTCCACATCTGCTGCGTTCTCAAAATTCTGTTCATTTAATAATACagcaaatatcaaaataaactgtggacagcagatccttttcctacttcacttccaaactctggaattacctacctaacattgtttgagAGGCataggtcgcacacctctggagcaactaggggttaagtgtcttgctcagggacacattggtgtctcacagcagattcaaacccgggtctctcacaccaaaggcatgcgtcttatccactgcgccaacaccacccgtGACACACTCTTGTAAGTGTAAATTTAGATCAAAGGCCCACCAATTTAACCTGCCttataacacactaacacatttctaatattcaaatccgttTAAGGATTTTTGGgctacattaattaggaaaatccggaaccaggaacacttcccttAACAAACAatttacttgctacatcattagaaaaatggcatctatgctaatattagtctgtttctctcttattccgaggtcactatagccaccagatccagtaggtattcagcccagatggtggattagcacctagagaggaccctGAATGTCACGGAGACCAGGACAGCTacatgagccccagagacagatccatagtcaagaccttgtctcctagacggccatcaggaaaagaccacaggaaacagatgatttttcttcacaatctgactttgaccagacgaaaccagaagctccattccaggctgcagcagagGAGAACTGGACCTCCAACTGAGTCTACTCCCATGgtcttttctccattctgtcaactATGGAGTTTTGGATCCTTGCTGCTGttacctctggcttgcttagttggggacacttaattaccAGCATTTTGCTTGACTTGACTGCACAGAtacaatttaaactgaactgagctggatgataatctaattgaattcaatgatgaactgcctttttactTTGCCACAATTTATTTCTTTTATGATGTTCAGGTGCTTTGCTACAATCTATactgttaaaagtgctatataaataaaggttcagGACGGAAATGATTCTGGGGGTTAGAGGTAGCTGACTAGTGCAGTCTTAACTTGGAGTTCAACACGTTCCAAactgtggagatgatcgtggacttcagaagAAACCCCACTGCACTCGCCCCACTCACCGTCATGGAAAGCCATGTAGCAACAGTGGAGACAATCAGGTTCCTGGGCATCACTAAATCTCAGGAATtaaagtgggacaatcacattgactccattgttaaaaaaagaGGTTAGGTTCTATTTACTTTACTTACTGAGGaaattcaacctgccacaggagctgctgaacaGTTCTACTCTGTAATATCCTTTGATGCATCACAAAGGTGGAGACATGGAGATAATTTGGTTACTCTTTATTAACACATGCAGAGCGGACAACGCATTTCGACACCGTCACAGCAGATTACCTACTGACCCAGAAACAATACTCATCAGGAGAAAAGGTAACATAAGTAAACCCATGCCGCCCTCTACTGGACATCCCATTTACTACATACTCCCCCATTATTGAATCCATCCTTTGCACTtgtataactgtctggttcagctcagctagaATTTGACCTCAGGAGACTACATTGGATAGTCCGAACTGCTGAGTGAATCATTGGTATAACCCTCCCTACTCTCTAAGAACTGTACTCATCCAGAAAGaacactgagcaccagaacggcCAGGCACGGGAACAGATTCTTCCCTCAGacaatccatctcatgaacacttAATAATTTTGAAACACATAACactgtttataatattatttatctaacacacatacttagtatacattttcaaattacaGATAATATGACTGTACATACAAAATTgtctattgtaatatacctgtacatacaattgtcagtttgtatattattaccgtttattgttattatgtttgcACTGTGGAAACATGTGTCGAAATTGCACATATGCCTGTACATACAAAATTGTCTTTtttaatatacctgtacatacaattgtcagtttgtatattgttattaccatttattgttattatgtttgcACTGTGGAAACATCTGTCACAAAAACTAATTCATCATATAAGTAAActtacctggcaataaagctcattctgattctgattatttcaaggttttatatttattaaagattCAGAGGACACAGAAATGTTCTATTCTTTTAGGGACTACTGTACATGGAATATTTGTAGATTTAAAATTCAGTTGTCAGTGCAGAAGAAATAAAATGGACTGCAAAAGTAATTAAAACAGTTCAAGTTTAAAAAGGGaagctttttaataataatgtataataccATCAggaatattttcatatattcagAATGTTGTGAGCGGAGCTGTGATTTTAAGCACACTGGGCACTGAAAATGCACCCTCACATGCAAAGACATGCTTATAATTTTTGactataattaataattacacgTTGTGAACATCTGCTTATTTCCTGCATTCTGATGATCAGGTTTTTTTATGTCAATGTCCTCTACTATTCATAGAAAGACAGTAGTTTCACATCTACATTTATAAATAAGACATTTCTAAGCTTGATATCACAATATCACCCTATGCACACGTGTGTCAGTAAATTTTATTACAAGGCTCTGCCATCTCAAACAGCCTATGATGTTCACTTGTGCGATGTGCAATGTCATAAGCAGTCTCTCCTGCACTGTTTTTCAGTCCTGCCTGTAGTGTGCGCTGTGACAGCAATAACTCAATCGTCTGCCCAGCTACAGTATTTCCAGCAGCCAGTTGTAGGGGTGTGAGTCGCCCCGCTGTCAAGGCATTGACCTCTGCCCCCCAATTCAAAAGACACGAAGCCACAGCGGCATGGCCCCAACGACAGGCACTATGTAGCGGCATCCAACCATCAGTAGTTCTTGCATGAAGATTCGCTCCAGCACTCAAAAGAGCAGAAACCACAGCATGATGGCCACTGTAAGCAGCACGGTGTAGAGGGGTGTACCCATCACTATCATGACAATTAACAAGTGTTGGGTCCAATGCGAGGGCTTTTTTTACTGTTTCTAActttaaaagagaaagagagagaaacagaaaaggttagaaaaacaaatcaagaaaaataaacagaaatgcatATATACGTAATTTCTTCTATGCCAGATGCTACTGATAGTGTAGGCCAATTGCACACGGAAGCAGCTCCAGGCTGATGATGTATGGGGTCAGTGCTGTGCATGCGctggtgagtctcgtgaaaaccaatgCTTGTTTATAGGAATCAAAGGAAGTAacatttccttactttagcaaaggaaagccagtctcctcttggcttatattgaaatcttctgacattcttctttacaaattctTGTTTTGTACATCTAATTAgtgaccattgttttgttttgatctctccgctgCATTTCTGCATGCGTAACTTCTGATCAGCACATGCAAAAAGCTGAAATCATCCCTCCTCTGCCCTTAACTGCTTccatttacaacagtgagcgcaagctagattattaagttttgaatatggatttttggtaacacttggtaatacattataagggtattcttaagtcattataatgaatgcataatgcattatataacCTAATTATATGTTGTAacaactcatgaatattcataagaacagttttaatttaTGATAATATTTACTTAGAGGGTAAGAGTATGATgctttataacacaatgaacacttGGCATACACTTTTACAATTGATTACATTTGTCatagtttaaatgtattacaagtctcatatcttgccgtTTTTTCTTATGCTACTTAAATCGTTTAAAGacttatatgtatgtattatatgacttatatgtagtaataataataatacaaattctctaaaacagccataagatcagatatcagatcaggtgaatatgtaatatgaaacatttgctttgaaatatttttattgtaatatcagtttgattattctgatggtaccctttagacagctatTGATAAGCAACTCTGCAACTTCATATCAACTAGCAGTCATTGGACTATTAGTATGTCTGctaatgtaaatatatgttaacactttattttgatggtcaacagataaactgactgtGTGTCTTTGCCGGCAGCCATATCGTCCTGGAGCTACTaaaatttccgcatcttcatggatagagcaggtcatggttgcttagcaatgacagatgcctcaggagcgcaagtgcccgagcgctttggaaaggaggagaaagacacgTGCCTAGCGTGGAAAATGCTAGGCACGCTGTTTTCAGATTTTTTGCAAAAGCCTTTggcacttgcgctcctgaggcATCTTCCGTTGCTAAGCAGCCATGACCTGCTCTCTTCATGAAGACCCTGatatttcagcaatggataaaagGACCTGCAACACTAAAAATTTCTTgcagctctgctactaaattaatttaaaaatggcaatccatatacagctatgatcagcaccttggctgagctttcaacattgttactgaaaaggtgaggaagctattgcggcattctgaaagttgagatgtttttaacttgatgcgGTGCGGATGCtcctggaaaaaacgagctcgtcgcaccgcgtgcgcgttgcttccattatgagcataccgcgcgcctacatttgaaataatgaacttgagcatGCAAAAGACGCattatgtgaacggcccctaaaactgcaattcatcgactagCCGCtcgaggctggctgcaaaagggagtcagtcccatagactccccatgttaaaatgcccaactttacagcagaaaaaaaaaacgtttacagcctggtgcaaaaaaaattactttggtCTAAATAGGTAATTTTGCCCTCattgacaactgtgaggggggtgaattttttctataactcatctgtttaaattagattaagacttaaaattctgcataattaagggcgtggtcacttgagtgacaggtggattgtcgCTGCTGACACTGCCATCGCGCTAAGTGGACGTGGCTTTAGCAAGTAGCTCCAGCCTTTCTACCCATTTTCGATTGTCCTGGAGAGTCAcgtggtgacgcgctgccaaggtG harbors:
- the ankrd49 gene encoding ankyrin repeat domain-containing protein 49; the encoded protein is MDFPEDFNQLDLLESHGHMIPVGSKSSWVDEEEGDDDESCHTEEWYQQQEFKLQNTPTELILWAAERNRLETVKKALALDPTLVNCHDSDGYTPLHRAAYSGHHAVVSALLSAGANLHARTTDGWMPLHSACRWGHAAVASCLLNWGAEVNALTAGRLTPLQLAAGNTVAGQTIELLLSQRTLQAGLKNSAGETAYDIAHRTSEHHRLFEMAEPCNKIY